A region of Colletotrichum higginsianum IMI 349063 chromosome 10, whole genome shotgun sequence DNA encodes the following proteins:
- a CDS encoding TfdA family Taurine catabolism dioxygenase TauD has protein sequence MVPAPIDPSITDVAEPRKDTLGLPEATKARLVKAGVDLSNGYPYRPSRPLYLDDAYKIRNKEREYVDAGSRADKSKKNLLGAATKVTNLTAHIGTEIEGLQLKDLTPEQKDELALLIAERSVVFFRDQDLSPQQQKELGDWYGEVEVHPQVPQVPGVLGVTVIWPALMATERKANFRNPGGASRWQTDLVHERQPSGITHLHNDAVPPIGGDTLWASGYSAYEKLSPDFRKIIDGKYAVYRSAHTYLDRNDPEAGPKHIERAHPLVRVHPATGWKSLYVNRLFTTQIIGLDKAESDAILNYLFDVYEKNVDIQVRFKWTPNTSALWDNRITIHNASWDYEGNHPRHGTRVTSLAEKPYFDSEAPTRREALGLLGPDEKEELGIDATTRGLKDFSL, from the exons ATGGTTCCCGCTCCCATCGACCCATCCATCACTGACGTGGCGGAGCCACGGAAGGACACCCTCGGGCTCCCCGAAGCCACAAAGGCGAGATTGGTCAAGGCCGGAGTCGACCTGTCCAACGGGTACCCTTACCGCCCCTCGCGGCCGCTGTACCTGGACGACGCGTACAAGATTCGCAACAAGGAGCGCGAgtacgtcgacgccggctcGAGGGCGGACAAGTCCAAGAAGAacctgctcggcgccgcgaCCAAGGTCACCAACCTGACGGCCCACATCGGCACGGAAATCGAGGGCCTGCAGCTGAAGGACCTCACCCCAGAGCAGAAGGATGAGCTTGCCCTGTTGATCGCCGAGCGcagcgtcgtcttcttcagGGACCAGGATCTGTctccgcagcagcagaaaGAGCTGGGTGACTGGTACGGAGAAGTCGAGGTCCAC CCTCAAGTCCCGCAGGTCCCCGGCGTTCTCGGCGTCACGGTCATCTGGCCCGCGCTGATGGCCACCGAGAGAAAGGCCAACTTCCGCAACCCCGGCGGGGCTTCCAGGTGGCAAACGGATCTGGTCCACGAGCGCCAGCCCTCCGGCATCACCCACCTGCACAACGACGCCGTCCCGCCTATCGGCGGCGACACCCTCTGGGCCAGCGGCTACTCCGCCTACGAGAAGCTGTCCCCGGACTTCCGCAAGATCATCGACGGAAAATACGCCGTCTACAGGTCCGCCCACACATACCTCGACCGGAACGACCCCGAGGCCGGGCCCAAGCACATCGAGCGGGCTCACCCCCTCGTCCGGGTGCACCCGGCCACGGGCTGGAAGTCCCTCTACGTCAACCGCCTCTTCACGACGCAGatcatcggcctcgacaaggcgGAGAGCGACGCGATCCTCAACTACCTCTTTGACGTATACGAGAAGAACGTCGACATCCAGGTCCGCTTCAAGTGGACCCCCAACACCAGCGCCCTCTGGGATAACAG GATTACTATCCACAACGCAAGCTGGGACTACGAGGGAAACCATCCGCGCCACGGCACGCGCGTGACGTCCCTGGCCGAAAAGCCATACTTTGACTCCGAAGCGCCGACCCGCCGTGAGGCTTTGGGCCTGCTCGGgccggacgagaaggaggagcttGGCATCGATGCCACCACGAGAGGGCTCAAGGATTTCTCTCTGTAG
- a CDS encoding Major facilitator superfamily transporter, translated as MGAPEIEKTAVADSPRSKSPTSVGAKESQPAVTELLQEEPKLTWRSYVWDTLDKSPEERKFMFKLDAVILTFASLGYFIKNLDQININNAFVSGMKEDMKLFGNELNYMQACWTVGYRASRRNADFITCSNILLTRVRPSIWIPACECTWAILTILMIKCTNVTQLYVLRFFIGLAESTFYPGMQYIIGCWYRKDELAKRSCIFHSSGSIGSMFSGYLMAAVYNLGGVHGWKGWQWLFIVDTVISLPIAIAGFFFLPDVPEITKAWWLTKDDVALAQKRMQLEGRANRQPYTKSKIKKILTSWHIYALTMLYIFFNNGCGIMSQPAFQLWLKGEGYSVKDYNTYPTITSAITVVTTWIYAWSSDSVFKGERWPPIVFSGVLNVVIYSSLAAWAIPDAWKWGCFLLVGFGGGISGLTFAWAHEICKDDNEERAIVTGSMNQMAYVIQAWLPLIIWQQVEAPRYPKGYITMIFFAVGMAGTSLLIKYLHRRELGKKALGVAA; from the exons ATGGGAGCCCCCGAGATCGAGAAGACCGCGGTCGCCGACTCGCCTCGGAGCAAGTCGCCGACTTCTGTCGGGGCCAAGGAGTCGCAACCCGCCGTCACCGAGCTCTTGCAAGAAGAGCCGAAGCTCACATGGAGGTCATACGTCTGGGACACGCTGGACAAGTCTCCAGAAGAGCGGAAGTTCATGTTCAaactcgacgccgtcatcctcaCCTTTGCGAGTCTGGGATACTTTATCAA GAACCTAGACCAGATCAACATTAACAACGCCTTTGTGTCCGGCATGAAGGAAGACATGAAGCTCTTCGGCAACGAGCTGAACTACATGCAAGCATGCTGGACTGTCGGATAC AGAGCCTCGAGACGCAATGCTGACTTTATCACCTGCAGTAACATCCTTCTCACTCGTGTCCGACCCTCCATCTGGATCCCCGCCTGCGAATGCACCTGGGCCATCCTCACCATCCTCATGATCAAATGCACCAACGTCACCCAGCTCTACGTCCTCCGATTCTTTATCGGCCTTGCCGAAAGCACCTTTTATCCCGGTATGCAGTACATCATCGGGTGTTGGTACCGCAaggacgagctcgccaagaGGTCCTGCATCTTCCACTCCAGCGGCTCCATCGGCTCCATGTTCTCTGGATACCTGATGGCGGCCGTGTAtaacctcggcggcgtccacGGATGGAAAGGATGGCAGTGGCTGTTCATCGTAGACACGGTCATCTCGCtgcccatcgccatcgccggcttcttcttcctcccggACGTGCCGGAAATCACAAAGGCGTGGTGGTTGACCAAGGACGACGTGGCGCTCGCGCAGAAACGCATGCAGCTCGAGGGACGCGCCAACCGGCAGCCGTACACCAAATCGAAGATCAAAAAGATCCTGACGAGCTGGCACATCTACGCGCTGACGATGCTGTACATCTTCTTCAACAACGGATGCGGCATCATGAGCCAGCCCGCGTTCCAGCTGTGGCTCAAGGGCGAAGGCTACAGCGTCAAGGACTACAACACCTACCCCACAATCACGTCTGCCATCACCGTCGTCACGACGTGGATCTACGCCTGGTCCTCCGACTCTGTTTTCAAGGGCGAGCGGTGGCCGCCGATCGTCTTTTCCGGCGTGCTCAACGTCGTCATCTACTCGAGCCTGGCGGCATGGGCGATCCCCGACGCGTGGAAATGGGGCTGCTTCCTgctcgtcggcttcggcggcggcatcagcGGGTTGACGTTCGCCTGGGCCCACGAGATCTGCAaggacgacaacgaggaGCGGGCCATCGTGACGGGCTCGATGAACCAGATGGCCTACGTCATCCAGGCCTGGTTGCCGCTCATCATCTGGCAGCAGGTGGAGGCGCCCCGGTATCCCAAGGGGTATATCACCATGATCTTCTTCGCGGTTGGCATGGCGGGGACGTCTCTGCTGATCAAGTATCTGCACCGCCGTGAGTTGGGGAAGAAGGCATTGGGAGTTGCGGCTTAG